The Salvia miltiorrhiza cultivar Shanhuang (shh) chromosome 1, IMPLAD_Smil_shh, whole genome shotgun sequence genome has a window encoding:
- the LOC131005854 gene encoding uncharacterized protein LOC131005854 — MAVVQEGNEVMNKSQKWHGAVGGIVDAPIEKVWDMVSRSSRLHEWMPMVEKCSHLAGEEGVAGHIRLVSGFMFPQRDEDRSWIKERLVSMDSSSHSYTYRLESSNVGLDGSSNSLKLVDYGDGSTLVDWRFEISPVEGASEEQIMDYLGYLYKSCINRIEGAIEVSSRNSVTFLNQ; from the coding sequence ATGGCTGTTGTTCAAGAGGGAAATGAGGTGATGAATAAGAGCCAGAAATGGCATGGAGCAGTAGGAGGCATTGTTGATGCACCAATAGAAAAAGTTTGGGACATGGTTTCTCGAAGCAGCAGACTGCACGAATGGATGCCGATGGTGGAGAAGTGCAGCCATCTGGCCGGGGAGGAAGGCGTTGCAGGCCACATCCGGTTAGTCTCGGGTTTCATGTTCCCACAGAGAGACGAGGACAGGTCGTGGATCAAGGAAAGGCTCGTTTCCATGGACTCCTCGTCCCACAGTTACACGTATCGTTTGGAGTCAAGCAATGTAGGCCTTGATGGATCTTCAAACTCACTCAAGCTCGTGGACTATGGCGATGGCTCGACTCTCGTTGACTGGAGATTCGAGATCAGTCCAGTCGAAGGCGCCTCCGAGGAGCAGATAATGGACTACTTGGGATATCTGTACAAGTCTTGTATCAATAGAATTGAAGGTGCTATTGAGGTCTCATCTAGAAACTCTGTCACATTCTTGAACCAATAA
- the LOC131005852 gene encoding laccase-22-like, whose product MGGKVGVALALMLLTLFSSSSRVDSRIRHYKFTVVRKNTTRLCASKPIITVNGKFPGPTLYAREDDTVIVRVVNHVTDNVTIHWHGVRQLRTGWADGPAYITQCPIQTGQSYIYKFTLTGQRGTLLWHAHINWQRATVHGAIVILPRLGVPYPFPEPHKEEIIILGEWWKADVEAVINQAMQAGLPPNVSDAHTINGLPGPSPNCSYAGYSLHVESGKTYLLRIINAAVNEELFFKIAGHHLTVVEVDAAYTKPFKTDTVFIGPGQTTTALLAADRPAGNYIIAISPFMDTIVATDNQIATATLRYDGAAPSAAAAAVAADIPARNATAVTAAFMDGLRSLSPGGGAVPAGDVDHSLLFAIGVGVNPCASCANGSRVVAGINNVSFVMPATALLQARYYNVTGVYTADFPAAPPAPYDYTGAAPANMRTTTGTRVYRVEYNATVQIVLQGTAVIAPESHPTHLHGFNFYAVGRGVGNYDPINDPKRFNLDDPVERNTISVPTGGWTAIRFRADNPGMWFLHCHLEVHTTWGLKMAFLVENGKGPNQSILPPPKDLPKC is encoded by the exons ATGGGGGGGAAAGTTGGCGTCGCTCTAGCTCTCATGCTCCTCACACTCTTCTCCTCTTCGTCGCGTGTTGACTCGAGAATCCGACACTATAAGTTCACG GTGGTGAGGAAGAACACGACGAGGCTGTGTGCGAGCAAGCCCATCATCACGGTGAACGGAAAATTCCCGGGGCCCACTCTCTATGCACGGGAAGATGATACAGTCATTGTTAGAGTTGTGAACCATGTCACAGACAATGTCACAATACActg GCACGGTGTTCGGCAGCTCCGGACGGGGTGGGCCGACGGGCCGGCTTATATCACGCAGTGCCCGATCCAAACAGGTCAGAGCTACATTTACAAGTTTACCCTGACGGGGCAGAGAGGGACTTTGCTTTGGCATGCGCATATCAACTGGCAGAGAGCCACGGTGCACGGCGCCATCGTGATCCTGCCGAGGCTCGGAGTTCCGTATCCATTTCCCGAGCCTCACAAGGAAGAGATCATCATATTAGGAGAGTGGTGGAAGGCGGATGTGGAAGCTGTGATCAACCAAGCCATGCAAGCAGGCCTACCGCCAAACGTATCCGATGCACACACCATCAATGGCCTTCCCGGCCCTTCTCCAAATTGCTCTTACGCAG GGTATAGTCTCCATGTAGAGAGCGGGAAAACATACCTCCTACGCATTATAAACGCAGCAGTAAACGAAGAGCTCTTCTTCAAGATCGCCGGGCACCACCTCACCGTCGTCGAAGTCGACGCCGCCTACACGAAGCCCTTCAAAACCGACACCGTGTTCATCGGGCCGGGCCAGACCACCACGGCCCTCCTCGCCGCCGACCGGCCCGCCGGCAACTACATCATCGCCATCTCCCCCTTCATGGACACCATCGTCGCCACCGACAACCAGATCGCCACCGCCACCCTCCGCTACGACGGCGCCGccccctccgccgccgccgccgccgtcgccgccgacATCCCCGCCCGCAACGCGACGGCGGTCACGGCCGCGTTCATGGACGGCCTCCGGAGCCTCAGccccggcggcggcgccgtcccgGCCGGCGACGTCGACCACTCGCTCCTCTTCGCCATCGGCGTCGGCGTCAACCCGTGCGCGTCGTGCGCCAACGGCAGCCGCGTGGTGGCCGGGATCAACAACGTGAGCTTCGTGATGCCGGCGACCGCGCTGCTGCAGGCGCGGTACTACAACGTGACCGGGGTGTACACGGCGGACTTTCCGGCGGCGCCGCCGGCGCCGTACGACTACACCGGGGCGGCGCCGGCGAACATGCGGACGACAACGGGGACGAGGGTTTACCGAGTGGAGTACAACGCGACGGTGCAGATCGTGCTGCAGGGGACGGCGGTGATAGCGCCGGAGAGCCACCCGACGCATCTGCACGGATTCAATTTCTACGCCGTGGGGAGAGGAGTTGGGAATTATGATCCGATTAATGATCCAAAGAGGTTTAATCTTGATGATCCTGTTGAGAGGAACACCATAAGTGTGCCTACCGGTGGATGGACTGCTATAAGGTTTAGGGCTGATAATCcag gaATGTGGTTTTTGCATTGCCATTTGGAAGTGCACACAACATGGGGGCTTAAGATGGCATTTTTGGTGGAAAATGGGAAAGGCCCAAATCAGTCAATCTTGCCTCCTCCAAAAGATCTTCCAAAATGTTGA
- the LOC131005853 gene encoding sedoheptulose-1,7-bisphosphatase, chloroplastic produces the protein MEAGMACCARVAILPNVSSQQYSAALPSPRSVYPSFSSKSSKGSSIFGESLRVAPRSSMKASKGKSSSSSVVTTKCEIGDSLEEFLEKSTSDKGLIRLMVCMGEALRTIAFKVRTASCGGTACVNSFGDEQLAVDMLANKLLFEALQYSHFCKYACSEEVPELQDMGGPVEGGFSVAFDPLDGSSIVDTNFTVGTIFGVWPGDKLTGVTGAQQVAAAMGIFGPRTTYVLALKDCPGTHEFLLLDEGKWQHVKDTTSISEGKMFSPGNLRATFDNAEYAKLIDYYVREKYTLRYTGGMVPDVNQIIVKEKGIFTNVISPTAKAKLRLLFEVAPLGFLIEKAGGFSSDGKQSVLDKEIIGLDDRTQVAYGSKNEIIRFEETLYGSSRLKAAEPVGAAA, from the exons ATGGAAGCTGGTATGGCATGCTGCGCACGTGTGGCAATCTTGCCCAATGTCTCCTCGCAGCAATATTCAGCTGCGCTGCCATCGCCGCGCTCCGTTTATCCATCTTTTAGCTCCAAG AGCTCGAAAGGGAGCTCCATATTCGGAGAGTCGCTGCGCGTGGCGCCACGATCGTCGATGAAGGCGTCGAAGGGGAAGAGTTCTTCTTCCTCCGTTGTGACGACTAAGTGTGAGATTGGAGACAGTCTG GAAGAATTTCTGGAGAAATCGACGTCGGATAAGGGGCTGATTAGGCTGATGGTGTGCATGGGAGAGGCGCTGCGCACGATCGCATTCAAAGTTAGAACAGCTTCTTGCGGCGGAACCGCCTGCGTCAACTCTTTCGGCGACGAGCAGCTTGCTGTTGATATGCTTGCTAACAAGCTTCTTTTTGAG GCATTGCAATACTCTCACTTCTGCAAGTATGCTTGCTCCGAGGAAGTCCCGGAGCTCCAAGACATGGGAGGCCCTGTCGAAG GAGGATTCAGTGTTGCCTTTGATCCACTCGATGGCTCCAGCATTGTGGACACAAACTTCACAGTTGGCACCATCTTTGGAGTCTGGCCCGGCGACAAGCTCACCGGAGTCACCGGAGCTCAGCAAGTTGCTGCCGCCATGGGAATCTTCGGGCCGAGAACTACTTATGTTCTTGCCCTTAAGGACTGCCCAGGAACACATGAATTCCTCCTACTTGATGAAG GAAAATGGCAGCATGTGAAAGACACAACATCAATTTCAGAGGGGAAGATGTTTTCACCTGGTAATCTGAGGGCTACCTTTGACAATGCAGAGTATGCCAAG CTGATCGACTACTACGTGCGCGAGAAATACACCTTGAGATACACTGGAGGAATGGTGCCTGATGTGAATCAG ATCATTGTGAAGGAGAAGGGGATTTTCACAAATGTGATATCACCAACTGCCAAGGCCAAGCTGAGGTTGCTGTTTGAGGTGGCTCCTCTGGGGTTCTTGATTGAGAAGGCGGGAGGGTTCAGCAGCGATGGCAAGCAATCCGTGCTGGACAAGGAGATCATCGGTCTTGATGACCGGACTCAAGTCGCCTATGGATCCAAGAATGAGATCATCCGGTTCGAGGAAACTCTCTATGGATCCTCCAGACTCAAGGCTGCTGAACCCGTTGGAGCTGCTGCTTGA
- the LOC131005851 gene encoding protein NRT1/ PTR FAMILY 5.5-like, with product MAGKVRSSALAWADIVVEGTLFLMQNYLTDIWKLSFFKAAAFLNIWGGIYRILPILIVFLAGNGRNSLLNFIMLAASGIFSTTGLVLITYSALPAYRCHHQDREAQCVGPSEKIEFITGMALIGLGKATRFAFSQPIMNIDEVETTNHEDEDEIQAPGTIGDRPAPSLHEEYLNGPSCELPRRILMYFRWILVVFFFVTPAVAFFTFPYVKKWYLLFGISAMCTLLATLSHLSGFRTYKESVSTPATVVKQAAIKLLSQELAIKLGFSSNPNTSSSQTTNADHEQPPLKFDHTVFRMAMLYTGWIICGIVSSIGNTYFVQQATLMDYNIGHWKPPLQVLQLIFLVFKLFYVVSLLPHEIFTIGEPKEVETSINSALMYSVLCCAAAAAVERRRIHAARRRNLVDDAKTPMSAFWLFFQLCFLGIVEGSAKIGISLFQKQEAPELIKRYRELVGEAVTGFGYMCSVLSVYVVGKISETGGGKGWFQHTLNGSRLDRYYWVLTGLTGVKFLVLFVTFLYW from the exons ATGGCTGGAAAAGTGAGAAGCAGTG CTTTGGCGTGGGCTGACATAGTGGTGGAAGGCACTCTCTTTCTAATGCAAAATTATCTAACAGATATTTGGAAACTCAGCTTCTTTAAAGCTGCTGCATTTCTTAATATATGGGGTGGAATTTATAGAATATTGCCAATTTTGATTGTCTTCCTCGCCGGCAATGGAAGAAACAGTTTACTAAATTTCATCATGCTTGCAGCCTCTGGCATCTTCAGCACAACG GGTCTTGTCCTTATCACATATTCGGCGTTGCCGGCGTACCGATGCCACCACCAGGATCGGGAGGCGCAATGCGTTGGGCCTTCAGAAAAGATTGAGTTCATAACAGGGATGGCATTGATAGGTCTGGGAAAGGCTACTCGTTTCGCCTTTTCCCAACCAATAATGAACATTGATGAGGTTGAGACGACTAACCATGAAGACGAAGACGAGATCCAAGCTCCGGGCACGATCGGTGATCGTCCgg CTCCGTCCCTGCACGAAGAGTACTTGAACGGACCAAGTTGCGAGCTTCCGAGGCGGATTTTAATGTATTTCCGGTGGATACTTGTTGTTTTCTTCTTCGTCACACCAGCAGTTGCATTTTTCACATTCCCATACGTGAAAAAATGGTACCTTCTGTTTGGAATTTCAGCAATGTGTACCCTCTTAGCTACTCTCTCTCACTTGAGCGGATTCCGCACCTACAAGGAGTCCGTATCAACTCCGGCCACCGTCGTAAAACAAGCagccataaaattattaagccaAGAGCTTGccataaaattagggttttcaaGTAATCCCAACACTTCTTCTTCACAAACAACAAATGCAGATCACGAGCAACCACCTCTTAAATTCGACCACACTGTGTTTCGAATGGCAATGCTGTATACCGGTTGGATTATTTGCGGCATCGTATCCTCGATCGGGAACACTTATTTCGTGCAGCAAGCAACTCTCATGGATTACAATATTGGACACTGGAAACCCCCTCTTCAGGTGCTCCAGTTGATCTTCCTTGTCTTCAAGCTTTTTTATGTAGTAAGTTTGCTCCCACATGAAATTTTTACAATCGGGGAACCAAAAGAAGTGGAGACCAGTATTAACTCCGCTCTGATGTATTCTGTTTTGTGCtgtgcggcggcggcggcggtggagaggCGCCGGATTCATGCGGCGAGAAGGCGTAATTTAGTTGATGATGCGAAGACTCCGATGAGCGCGTTTTGGTTGTTTTTCCAGTTATGCTTCCTTGGCATTGTGGAAGGATCGGCTAAAATCGGCATTTCGTTGTTCCAGAAGCAAGAGGCGCCGGAGTTGATAAAGAGGTACCGGGAGCTCGTGGGCGAGGCGGTGACGGGTTTCGGATATATGTGCAGCGTGCTATCGGTGTACGTTGTCGGAAAAATAAGCGAGACGGGCGGCGGCAAAGGCTGGTTTCAACACACGCTCAACGGAAGCCGCCTGGATCGGTATTACTGGGTGTTGACAGGTTTAACTGGTGTTAAATTTTTAGTGTTGTTTGTTACTTTTTTGTATTGgtaa